The genomic segment TGGACACCGGAGAGGAACCGGATTGTCAGTGCATCTCAAGATGGGAGATTAATCGTGTGGAATGCTCTAACGAGTCAGAAAACTCATGCTATTAAACTCCCTTGTGCGTGGGTTATGACATGTGCTTTCTCTCCAAATGGTCAGTCGGTTGCCTGTGGTGGGTTAGACAGTGTGTGTTCTATCTTCAGTCTTAGCTCAACCGCGGACAAGGATGGAACCGTACCAGTTTCAAGAATGCTTAGTGGTCACAAGGGGTATGTTTCGTGCTGTCAGTATGTCCCTAATGAGGATGCCCACCTAATCACCAGTTCAGGTGACCAAACATGTATCTTATGGGATGTGACTACTGGTCTCAAAACTTCTGTTTTTGGTGGTGAATTTCAGTCTGGACATACTGCTGACGTACTAAGGTATGGATGTTGCTTTCGTCTCCTTGGCTTATTGTATCGGTTTGTTTTCCAAATTAGCATAGATTTGATACCTACTTTATCATCCAGAATTATTCCATTGGGATCGAGCGTTTGAATTAGCGTATAGGTTTGATATATTAAGAGTCAGTTAAACTTATGCCCTCTTACACGGTGATTGTGTCCTATTTCTTTCAGTGTCTCAATCAGTGGGTCAAACCCAAACTCGTTCATATCTGGTTCATGCGATTCCACAGCACGCTTGTGGGACAGTCGTGCTGCAAGCCGAGCAGTGCGTACCTTTCATGGGCACGAGGGAGATGTCAATACTGTCAAGTTCTTTCCGGATGGGAATAGATTTGGGACTGGATCAGACGATGGAACATGCAGGCTGTATGACATTAGGACTGGTCACCAACTCCAGGTTTATCAGCCACATGGTGATGGTGAGAACGTACCAGTCACCTCCATAGCATTCTCAGTCTCTGGGAGACTACTTTTCGCTGGCTACGCGAGCAACAACACTTGTTACGTTTGGGATACTCTCTTGGGAGAGGTAAGCTAAATTAATGTTGAGGAAGAGTGGTGAGAGTTGTTTTCATTCATTGTAAGGTTTGTCATTGTAATGTGAGGGCATTTCTGGCAGGTTGTATTGGATTTGGGGTTACAGCAGGATTCACACAAGAATCGGATAAGCTGTTTGGGGTTGTCAGCAGATGGAAGTGCCTTGTGTACAGGAAGTTGGGATTCAAATCTAAAGGTTAGTGTCTCTCTACTTATTATATCATGTTATGATTTGAATGAGATGGGAAATTAAGATAAGCAACAAACCATATATCATCGGAGATGTaagaaaatttgagaaaatatgtgaattttcattgaAATACACAGATATGGGCGTTTGGAGGGCACAGAAGAGtgatttgaagaagatgattaacAAACGTAGGAGTCATGTCTCCAGTTGTGGTGGTTGGTTAATATATTCTGTAGTCGAAAGTAAAAGCCGGTAAGGTCTGTTTGTGGAAGAAGAACGGAAGGTGTTTGGTTTGAAATAGTGGAGTGGTTAGAAGGATCAAACTTCCCCTTTGTTGTTGTAATGtgcttttgatttattaattctTCATTCTCCTTTACTAAAACTCCTAAACGGC from the Camelina sativa cultivar DH55 chromosome 12, Cs, whole genome shotgun sequence genome contains:
- the LOC104729773 gene encoding guanine nucleotide-binding protein subunit beta; this encodes MSVSDLKERHAVATETVNNLRDRLRQRRLQLLDTDVARYSAAQGRTPVSFGATDLVCCRTLQGHTGKVYSLDWTPERNRIVSASQDGRLIVWNALTSQKTHAIKLPCAWVMTCAFSPNGQSVACGGLDSVCSIFSLSSTADKDGTVPVSRMLSGHKGYVSCCQYVPNEDAHLITSSGDQTCILWDVTTGLKTSVFGGEFQSGHTADVLSVSISGSNPNSFISGSCDSTARLWDSRAASRAVRTFHGHEGDVNTVKFFPDGNRFGTGSDDGTCRLYDIRTGHQLQVYQPHGDGENVPVTSIAFSVSGRLLFAGYASNNTCYVWDTLLGEVVLDLGLQQDSHKNRISCLGLSADGSALCTGSWDSNLKIWAFGGHRRVI